The genomic stretch GTGTTCGGGATATTCCTGTACTACGTCGCCACTCAGATGCTTTTCGGCAAGAAGACGGAAGGAACTCGGGAAATGCCGGGGACTGTCGGTATCTTTGGCGCCGGAAATGTCATCGGCATCTTTTCTGCCATCGTCGGTATTGGCGGCGGCACCTTGACGGTTCCGTTTCTCTCCTGGTGTAGTCAGACCATGCATCGCTCCATCGCCACCGCCGCTGCCGTGGGATTGCCCATCGCGTTGTCCGGAACCGCAGGATACATCATCAATGGTACAGGGGTTGAGAATATCCCCGGGCCGCACATCGGATATGTCTACATCCCGGCCCTGCTCGGTATTATCGCCACCAGCATGTTGACCGCGCCTTTCGGGGCCAAGCTTGCTCACTCGTTACCTGTCGATAAGTTGAAACGCATCTTTGCAATTTTGTTGTATGCTGTTGGTACAAAAATGTTGTGGAGTGCATTCTTGTAGGATATCCCACTCGGATGCTTACAAGATGGAGTGCGCCGAATGGCTATAGGGCGTCCCTGAAAATAGGGATGCCTTTGGTCGTTAGTATGATGTCGTCCACAGTGATGACATTCACGGACAGAATTTTTCTGGGAAACTATTCCCTCGAGGCCTTAGGCGCGTCGCTCCCTGCGAGCATTGCCGCGTTCCTGTTCCTTTCTTTTTTCTTTGGTGTTGCCGAATACACCGGAGTCTTTGTTTCCCAATATACTGGTGCATGCCGTCATGAGCGGGTTGGGGCAGCCTTGTGGCAGGGTATATGGTTTTGCATTCCCGCGGGCCTGATCCTCGCGTCGCTCTGGTTCATTGCCGAACCGCTTTTTGCTCTTGGTGGACATCCGCCGGAAGTGAGGGAATTG from Pseudodesulfovibrio profundus encodes the following:
- a CDS encoding sulfite exporter TauE/SafE family protein produces the protein MITTYILYLVLGALAGVLAGLLGIGGGLVIVPMLNFAFELQGFPEVHIQHVALGTSLATIIFTSLSSMRAHHKRGAIDWTAFWRLAPGIILGTYLGAWIASILSTMVLKAVFGIFLYYVATQMLFGKKTEGTREMPGTVGIFGAGNVIGIFSAIVGIGGGTLTVPFLSWCSQTMHRSIATAAAVGLPIALSGTAGYIINGTGVENIPGPHIGYVYIPALLGIIATSMLTAPFGAKLAHSLPVDKLKRIFAILLYAVGTKMLWSAFL